From a region of the Teredinibacter turnerae genome:
- a CDS encoding HlyC/CorC family transporter yields the protein MSEDPSSSSSSGSEQRSRSWLERMFPSFTSEPKSRDELLDIIKGAAENKVVDQEALNIIEGALDVANLQVREIMIPRSQMVVIKSNETPEEFLPKVIESGHSRFPVIGESSDDVQGILLAKDMLPLILQGQEGFDFKSVLRPANIIPESKRLNVLLKDFREKRYHMALVIDEYGGISGLVTIEDILEEIVGDIEDETDEDNEEFIRQVSDCDYILKALTPIEEFNLYFKTGFSDEEFDTIGGLITQAFGHMPSRNETVTLGEFTFRVLFSDGRQIHLVRATRHTE from the coding sequence ATGTCGGAAGACCCCTCGTCGAGTAGCTCCTCAGGTAGCGAACAACGATCCCGATCCTGGCTCGAACGCATGTTCCCCAGCTTTACCAGTGAACCCAAATCCCGCGACGAACTCCTGGACATCATCAAAGGTGCCGCCGAAAACAAGGTGGTCGATCAGGAAGCACTGAACATTATCGAAGGCGCGCTGGACGTCGCGAATCTGCAAGTCCGCGAAATCATGATTCCCCGTTCGCAAATGGTGGTAATCAAATCCAACGAAACCCCTGAAGAATTTCTCCCTAAAGTCATTGAAAGTGGCCACTCCCGCTTTCCTGTTATTGGTGAGTCCAGCGACGATGTACAGGGCATTTTGCTCGCAAAAGATATGCTCCCGCTGATTCTGCAGGGCCAGGAGGGCTTCGATTTTAAATCCGTACTGCGCCCAGCGAACATTATTCCCGAGAGCAAACGACTGAACGTGCTGCTTAAAGATTTTCGCGAGAAGCGCTATCACATGGCGCTGGTGATCGACGAATATGGCGGCATCTCCGGCCTGGTTACCATCGAAGATATTCTCGAAGAGATCGTGGGCGATATCGAAGATGAAACCGATGAAGACAACGAAGAGTTTATCCGTCAGGTTTCCGATTGCGATTACATCCTGAAGGCACTCACCCCCATCGAGGAGTTTAACCTCTACTTTAAAACCGGCTTTAGCGACGAAGAGTTCGATACGATTGGCGGGCTCATCACCCAGGCATTTGGCCATATGCCCAGTCGCAACGAGACGGTAACTCTCGGCGAGTTTACCTTTCGCGTGCTCTTCTCCGACGGCCGCCAGATACATTTGGTACGTGCCACCCGCCACACCGAATAA
- the lnt gene encoding apolipoprotein N-acyltransferase — MLSAHPIADAKPTSRRRWPADILAFVAGASLTLNFAPFDLWMVGLLGAAIFAHLLPGQPNKRVWWRSFVFGLGMFGGGVSWVYVSIHDFGFTGAFLAAFMTAVFVAFLALVFSLPFLAYRRWQTITPVTLLLVFPAVWVLGEWSRSWFLTGFPWLYFGYGHIGSPLAGWAPVGGVYAVSFIAVFTATAIGFIGRRALPFWQAQKFGWRFGAVLTGLCTLLWGAGLALQQVRWTHHNDTDQLTVSLVQPNIPLELKWNPLYRPQIVRTLLELTEPEWQSDIVLWPEAAIPYLYHDAKGLLDELETRAQDTNTALISGLLFDDIEHDTYFNAILGLGTAHNMYFKQRLVPFGEYMPLEKWLRGLIAFFDLPNSVINRGPANQTGLQVGGYSVAPYICYEVVYPDLVASNLNGAEVIVTISNDAWFGRSIGPLQHYQMAQMRALETGRYVIRGTNTGLSGIIDPRGRTIASGQQFISQSLRGHVYRMHGTTPFTQTGSWPIVLLGLFLLGLANFGKRILFAR, encoded by the coding sequence ATGCTTTCAGCCCACCCTATTGCGGACGCCAAACCCACGTCTCGCCGCCGCTGGCCGGCTGATATACTCGCGTTTGTCGCTGGTGCTTCACTAACGCTTAATTTCGCCCCGTTTGACCTGTGGATGGTTGGACTTCTGGGTGCCGCAATTTTTGCACACTTGCTGCCAGGGCAGCCCAACAAGCGCGTGTGGTGGCGAAGTTTTGTGTTTGGGCTCGGTATGTTTGGCGGTGGCGTAAGTTGGGTGTATGTCAGCATTCACGATTTCGGGTTCACCGGCGCTTTTCTCGCGGCGTTCATGACCGCCGTATTTGTCGCATTCCTCGCGCTGGTGTTTTCACTGCCTTTTCTGGCCTACCGGCGCTGGCAAACAATCACTCCCGTAACCCTGTTGTTGGTGTTTCCAGCAGTTTGGGTGCTCGGGGAATGGTCAAGAAGCTGGTTTCTTACGGGCTTTCCCTGGCTCTATTTCGGCTACGGGCATATTGGCAGCCCCCTGGCGGGCTGGGCTCCGGTCGGTGGGGTCTATGCTGTCAGTTTTATAGCAGTGTTTACCGCGACGGCAATTGGGTTTATCGGCCGCCGTGCGCTTCCGTTCTGGCAGGCGCAAAAATTTGGCTGGCGTTTCGGTGCGGTCCTCACGGGGCTCTGTACTCTGCTGTGGGGAGCCGGGTTAGCACTGCAGCAGGTGCGCTGGACCCATCACAACGATACCGACCAACTGACAGTCAGTCTGGTACAGCCCAACATTCCACTGGAACTGAAATGGAACCCACTCTACCGGCCACAGATCGTGCGCACATTACTGGAACTGACCGAACCGGAGTGGCAATCGGACATCGTGTTGTGGCCGGAAGCCGCGATTCCCTACCTCTACCACGACGCCAAAGGCTTGCTGGATGAACTGGAAACGCGCGCGCAGGATACAAACACCGCACTCATAAGTGGCCTGCTGTTCGACGACATAGAGCACGATACATACTTCAACGCGATTCTCGGGCTCGGCACTGCACACAACATGTACTTTAAACAACGCCTGGTGCCGTTCGGCGAGTATATGCCTCTGGAAAAATGGCTGAGGGGGCTGATCGCTTTTTTCGATCTCCCCAATTCGGTGATCAACCGGGGCCCAGCCAACCAAACTGGCTTGCAGGTTGGCGGCTACAGCGTCGCCCCCTACATCTGCTACGAAGTCGTGTACCCGGATCTCGTGGCCAGTAATCTGAACGGTGCAGAAGTGATAGTCACCATCAGCAACGATGCCTGGTTTGGACGTTCCATCGGTCCGCTACAGCACTATCAGATGGCGCAAATGCGTGCATTGGAAACCGGCCGCTACGTTATCCGCGGCACCAACACCGGACTGAGCGGCATTATCGATCCGCGCGGCCGCACGATCGCCAGCGGCCAGCAATTCATCTCCCAAAGCCTGCGCGGCCATGTATACCGCATGCATGGCACCACCCCTTTTACCCAAACAGGCTCTTGGCCAATCGTGCTGTTAGGCTTATTCCTGCTGGGCCTGGCGAACTTTGGCAAACGCATTCTTTTCGCACGTTAA
- a CDS encoding PhoH family protein, translating to MTDTSDSTSVTLEPSDSRRLANLNGQFDGHLKQIEKRLGVQILSRGNVYRIHGEGYAAAAAVIEQLYALTDEGRELTPDEVHLAIQESNMDSPTATDVKEAFDAVSIIRTKKCTIKPRGVNQQGYVAAVRTNDINFGIGPAGTGKTYLAVACAVEALLKDEIERILLVRPAVEAGEKLGFLPGDLSQKVDPYLRPLYDALYEMLGFETVAKFIERNVIEVAPLAYMRGRTLNNSFVILDESQNTTREQMKMFLTRIGFGSTAVITGDPSQIDLPRGQASGLKHAIGILDGVEGISFTFFTAKDVVRHPIVQRIVEAYDRAEGNQARD from the coding sequence TTGACTGACACAAGCGACTCCACCAGCGTCACGCTGGAGCCCAGCGACTCACGTCGCCTGGCTAACCTGAACGGCCAGTTTGACGGCCACCTCAAACAAATCGAAAAACGCCTGGGTGTTCAAATACTCAGCCGCGGCAATGTCTACCGTATTCACGGCGAAGGGTATGCCGCGGCCGCCGCGGTGATCGAGCAGCTTTACGCCCTCACCGACGAAGGGCGCGAACTCACACCCGACGAAGTACACCTGGCGATACAGGAATCCAACATGGACTCTCCCACCGCAACGGATGTTAAAGAAGCGTTCGACGCAGTCAGCATCATCCGCACCAAAAAATGCACCATCAAACCCCGTGGTGTCAACCAACAGGGCTATGTTGCTGCAGTGCGCACCAACGATATTAATTTCGGTATTGGCCCGGCGGGCACGGGTAAAACCTACCTGGCCGTGGCCTGCGCTGTAGAGGCGTTGCTGAAAGACGAAATCGAGCGCATTCTGTTGGTCCGGCCTGCGGTGGAAGCCGGTGAAAAACTTGGCTTCCTGCCGGGAGACCTGTCGCAGAAAGTCGACCCTTATCTGCGCCCCCTCTACGATGCGCTCTACGAGATGCTCGGCTTCGAAACGGTCGCTAAATTTATAGAGCGCAATGTTATTGAAGTCGCCCCGCTGGCATACATGCGCGGACGCACCCTGAACAATTCGTTCGTTATTCTCGACGAAAGCCAAAACACCACGCGCGAACAGATGAAAATGTTCCTCACCCGTATTGGTTTTGGCTCAACCGCGGTTATCACCGGCGACCCCTCGCAGATTGACCTGCCCCGGGGGCAGGCGTCCGGCCTGAAACATGCGATTGGCATTCTGGACGGCGTAGAAGGGATCAGCTTTACTTTTTTTACTGCTAAAGACGTTGTGCGCCACCCGATTGTGCAGCGTATCGTCGAGGCGTACGACCGGGCCGAAGGCAACCAAGCCCGCGACTAA
- a CDS encoding alpha/beta fold hydrolase, producing MSLYFKQAGEGPPLVLLHGLFGSLENLGMIARLLASYYTVYSVDLPNHGRSGHTDHTSLGLMAQSVAEWLEQQSLSQVRLFGHSLGGKVAMELALSQPQIVSHLAVADIAPVQYESHHTDVFAGLNALNIDALSNRGEADKVLAQYVPEAPVRSFLLKNLVKEGAGYRWRMNLSVLQECYPAMLVANREGLYQGPTLFLKGANSDYIQPAAKTPILSRFPGAQVRIIANTGHWLHADKPELVVRTLEKFYA from the coding sequence ATGTCGCTTTACTTCAAGCAGGCGGGTGAAGGCCCGCCTCTGGTTCTGTTGCACGGGTTGTTCGGGTCTCTGGAAAATCTGGGCATGATCGCCCGCCTGCTCGCCTCCTATTACACGGTGTATTCTGTTGATCTCCCCAACCATGGGCGCAGCGGGCATACCGATCACACCAGCCTGGGGCTGATGGCGCAATCTGTCGCCGAGTGGTTGGAGCAACAGTCATTGTCGCAGGTTCGCCTGTTTGGTCACTCGCTCGGCGGCAAGGTGGCCATGGAATTAGCGCTGTCACAACCGCAAATTGTTTCGCATTTGGCCGTAGCCGATATCGCGCCAGTGCAGTATGAATCGCACCATACCGATGTGTTTGCCGGGCTCAACGCGTTGAATATCGACGCTCTCTCGAATCGCGGTGAGGCCGATAAGGTGCTCGCACAGTATGTGCCCGAGGCTCCGGTGCGCAGTTTTCTGTTGAAGAACCTGGTGAAAGAGGGTGCCGGTTATCGCTGGCGTATGAATCTTTCTGTCTTGCAGGAATGTTACCCGGCTATGTTGGTAGCCAATCGCGAGGGGCTGTACCAGGGGCCGACACTGTTTTTGAAGGGCGCCAATTCTGACTACATACAACCGGCGGCCAAAACACCTATCTTAAGCCGTTTTCCCGGCGCGCAAGTTCGAATTATCGCCAATACCGGCCACTGGCTGCATGCGGATAAGCCAGAGTTGGTCGTCCGGACGCTGGAGAAATTTTACGCCTAA
- a CDS encoding di-heme-cytochrome C peroxidase, whose protein sequence is MKTGFFRVLALAATCTLLNGCTYLTQGVWAPETRGAQAAGEDLFGDHANRIVYLEQNWGPADSLWFYNTTQGSDLLPYDIFLYLEQADSRSLFRSDENMRRYRYLVQNPTKDNPDGLPVGMVKDTYLGREYMGFTCAACHTNQMNYQGLGIRVDGAPPLADMDGFMHGLEAALLASLEDDEKFTRLAKNVLGKHYPEGSDELRALLDETHQRRKAYNYINAPLHGPQLVAYGYGRLDAFGRIYNRVLHQLTPDDFNFNPANAPVSYPFLWDTPQHDYVQWNGVGANAKTGALGRNVGEVMGVFGSMDLSRETRSKGYVSSVDVRNIVRLEHHLAKLYSPVWPADILPPVDETLAARGKEVFVDYRCHQCHQAIIRDDPKRQVFAQMASLELIGTDATAVDNAIAYQGKTGYFYERAAPKKFVDVIGPRYPEKTSVLPMLVTAGEGIVKQPDPDKSYIRRLFERLYDVITAVRENPAPDDLRQLDFVASDEFPTYLRAYKGRPLNGIWATAPYLHNGSVPNLYELFLPQCDSEALLAGDTTPGETCRSVEFTVGSREFDPDKVGYVQRSAAEYPGLFVFDTRLPSNSNAGHEYAAGKTPVLRLDAANRPILDENGKPQLEWLPPMSNADRWALVEYLKTL, encoded by the coding sequence ATGAAAACAGGTTTTTTCCGTGTGTTAGCTCTCGCAGCCACCTGTACGCTGCTCAACGGCTGTACTTACTTAACGCAAGGCGTATGGGCGCCGGAAACCCGCGGTGCGCAAGCCGCAGGCGAAGATCTGTTTGGTGATCACGCCAACCGCATCGTCTATCTGGAGCAAAACTGGGGCCCGGCCGACAGTTTGTGGTTTTACAACACCACTCAAGGTTCCGACCTGCTGCCGTACGACATTTTTCTCTATCTCGAGCAAGCCGACAGCCGCAGCCTGTTTCGCTCGGACGAAAATATGCGCCGCTATCGGTATCTGGTACAAAACCCCACCAAGGACAACCCAGACGGCCTGCCTGTCGGCATGGTGAAGGACACCTACCTCGGCCGCGAATACATGGGGTTTACCTGCGCTGCCTGCCACACCAACCAGATGAACTATCAGGGCTTAGGCATTCGTGTCGACGGAGCACCACCCCTGGCGGATATGGATGGTTTTATGCACGGGCTGGAAGCTGCGTTGCTGGCATCGCTGGAAGACGACGAAAAATTCACCCGCCTTGCCAAAAATGTGCTCGGAAAGCACTACCCCGAAGGCAGCGACGAGCTGCGTGCGCTGCTCGATGAAACCCATCAACGGCGCAAGGCCTATAACTATATCAACGCGCCACTGCACGGCCCGCAACTGGTGGCCTACGGCTACGGCCGACTGGATGCCTTCGGGCGCATCTACAACCGGGTGTTGCACCAGCTCACACCGGACGATTTCAACTTCAACCCTGCCAATGCACCGGTCAGCTACCCCTTCCTGTGGGACACCCCGCAACACGACTATGTGCAGTGGAACGGGGTCGGCGCCAATGCCAAAACCGGCGCACTCGGGCGCAACGTGGGGGAAGTCATGGGGGTTTTCGGCTCCATGGATCTAAGCCGTGAAACCCGCAGCAAAGGCTACGTATCCTCCGTGGATGTGCGCAATATTGTGCGTCTCGAACACCATTTGGCAAAACTCTATTCCCCGGTCTGGCCCGCCGATATTTTACCCCCAGTCGACGAGACCCTCGCCGCTCGCGGCAAAGAAGTCTTTGTCGACTACAGATGCCATCAGTGCCACCAGGCGATTATCCGGGACGATCCCAAACGGCAGGTGTTCGCCCAAATGGCCAGTCTCGAGTTAATTGGCACAGACGCCACAGCCGTCGACAATGCCATCGCATACCAGGGAAAAACCGGGTATTTCTATGAGCGCGCCGCACCCAAGAAATTCGTCGACGTCATAGGCCCGCGCTATCCGGAAAAAACATCCGTCCTGCCCATGCTGGTCACCGCGGGAGAGGGGATTGTGAAGCAGCCGGACCCGGACAAAAGTTATATCCGCCGCCTGTTCGAGCGCCTGTATGATGTGATCACGGCGGTACGCGAAAATCCGGCACCCGACGACTTAAGGCAATTGGATTTTGTTGCCAGCGACGAATTTCCAACCTACCTGCGCGCTTACAAGGGGCGACCGCTCAATGGCATCTGGGCGACCGCGCCCTATCTACACAATGGCTCGGTACCCAACCTTTACGAGCTGTTTTTACCGCAATGCGATAGTGAAGCACTGTTAGCTGGCGATACAACACCGGGGGAAACCTGCCGGTCTGTCGAGTTCACCGTGGGGAGCCGCGAGTTTGATCCGGATAAAGTCGGCTATGTACAGCGTTCAGCGGCTGAATATCCAGGCTTATTCGTGTTCGACACGCGTCTGCCAAGTAACAGCAACGCTGGCCACGAATATGCAGCGGGCAAAACACCGGTACTGCGCCTGGATGCTGCCAATCGGCCTATCCTGGACGAGAACGGCAAACCCCAGTTGGAGTGGCTGCCGCCCATGTCCAACGCCGACCGCTGGGCCTTGGTGGAGTACTTGAAAACGCTTTAG
- a CDS encoding DUF1820 family protein: protein MYKVVFYNRNQLYEVYARAIFQSEMYGFIEVEEFVFGERAKLVVDPSEEKLKNEFAGVKRSYIPMHNIVRIDEVEKEGPGKVVDVKGSDNVRPFPFPSPTPND from the coding sequence GTGTATAAAGTCGTTTTTTACAACCGCAACCAACTGTACGAAGTATACGCCCGAGCAATTTTTCAAAGCGAGATGTATGGTTTTATCGAAGTTGAAGAATTCGTGTTTGGCGAACGCGCCAAGCTGGTCGTCGATCCGAGCGAAGAGAAGCTCAAAAACGAGTTTGCCGGGGTTAAGCGGTCGTACATTCCCATGCACAACATCGTGCGTATCGACGAAGTTGAGAAAGAAGGCCCCGGTAAAGTGGTTGATGTTAAGGGTTCCGATAACGTCCGGCCGTTTCCGTTTCCTTCCCCCACGCCTAACGATTAA
- the ybeY gene encoding rRNA maturation RNase YbeY has product MHIQLDFQNASSTETSALPNERDLLSWLNAVFASQPATFTEPSICVRVVDEAESEELNSTYRGKHSPTNVLSFPAELPPGVDIELLGDLVICAQVVAREAEEQAKAPAAHWAHMIVHGCLHLLGYDHIEDDEADAMEALETEILQALDFPPPYEQ; this is encoded by the coding sequence ATGCACATTCAACTGGACTTCCAGAACGCCTCCTCTACGGAAACGAGCGCACTGCCCAATGAGCGTGACCTACTGTCGTGGCTTAACGCAGTTTTCGCCAGCCAGCCGGCAACGTTTACCGAGCCCAGTATCTGTGTGCGCGTGGTGGACGAGGCCGAAAGCGAGGAACTCAACAGCACCTATCGGGGGAAACACTCACCCACCAATGTGTTGTCGTTTCCCGCCGAATTGCCGCCGGGGGTCGACATCGAGCTTTTAGGCGACCTGGTTATCTGCGCGCAGGTTGTTGCACGCGAAGCCGAAGAACAAGCGAAGGCACCCGCCGCACACTGGGCGCATATGATTGTGCACGGCTGCTTGCATTTACTCGGTTACGACCATATTGAGGACGATGAGGCGGATGCCATGGAAGCTCTGGAGACCGAAATTTTGCAGGCACTGGACTTTCCCCCGCCCTATGAACAATAA
- the miaB gene encoding tRNA (N6-isopentenyl adenosine(37)-C2)-methylthiotransferase MiaB: MSDEITTKKLFIQTHGCQMNEYDSARMQDLLGASHQMEPTDNPDEADVLLVNTCSIREKAQDKLFHQLGRWKHLKEKNPELIIGVGGCVASQEGENIAKRAPFVDLIFGPQTLHRLPEMIETPRDNGAVVVDISFPEIEKFDRLPEPEADGATAFVSVMEGCSKYCTFCVVPYTRGEEVSRPARDVLKECAHLASQGVREINLLGQNVNAYRGDGPDGVVDLAELITLVAKIDGIDRIRFTTSHPVEFTDSLIEVYAEVPELVSHLHLPVQSGSDRILMAMKRGHTALEYKSKMRRIRQARPDICFSSDFIVGFPGETDADFEATMKLIADIGFDMSFSFIYSARPGTPAADMKDDTPQDVKKQRLALLQQRINQQSQDISRKMVGNTERVLVTGYSKKDPGQLSGRTENNRVVNFRCDQAELIGKFADVLIEEALPNSLRGILLGSELDD, encoded by the coding sequence ATGTCTGACGAAATTACTACGAAAAAGCTGTTTATCCAAACCCACGGTTGCCAGATGAACGAGTACGATTCCGCGCGAATGCAGGATTTACTCGGCGCTTCCCACCAGATGGAGCCTACCGACAACCCCGACGAAGCGGATGTCCTGCTGGTGAATACCTGCTCGATCAGGGAAAAGGCGCAAGACAAACTGTTCCACCAGTTGGGGCGCTGGAAACACCTGAAAGAAAAGAACCCGGAATTGATTATCGGCGTGGGTGGCTGCGTGGCCAGCCAGGAAGGCGAAAACATCGCCAAGCGCGCGCCTTTTGTCGACCTGATCTTTGGCCCGCAAACCCTGCACCGCCTGCCGGAAATGATCGAAACCCCGCGCGATAACGGCGCCGTTGTAGTGGACATCAGCTTCCCAGAGATCGAAAAATTCGATCGTCTGCCAGAACCGGAAGCGGACGGCGCCACGGCGTTTGTTTCAGTGATGGAGGGCTGCTCCAAGTACTGCACCTTCTGTGTGGTGCCCTACACCCGCGGTGAAGAAGTCAGCCGCCCCGCCCGCGACGTACTCAAAGAGTGCGCGCATCTGGCAAGCCAGGGCGTGCGCGAAATCAACCTGTTGGGGCAGAATGTGAACGCCTACCGCGGTGACGGCCCGGATGGTGTTGTCGATCTCGCCGAATTGATTACGCTGGTCGCCAAAATCGACGGAATTGACCGCATCCGCTTTACCACATCACACCCGGTAGAGTTCACGGACTCATTGATCGAGGTTTACGCTGAAGTTCCCGAGCTCGTCAGCCACCTGCACCTGCCTGTGCAGAGCGGTTCGGACCGTATCCTTATGGCGATGAAGCGCGGTCACACGGCACTCGAGTACAAATCCAAAATGCGCCGCATCCGTCAGGCGCGCCCGGATATCTGTTTCTCCTCCGACTTTATCGTGGGCTTCCCCGGCGAGACCGATGCGGACTTTGAAGCGACGATGAAACTGATTGCCGATATCGGCTTCGATATGTCCTTCAGCTTTATCTATAGCGCCCGCCCGGGTACGCCTGCGGCGGATATGAAAGACGACACCCCGCAAGACGTGAAAAAGCAGCGCCTGGCGCTGTTGCAACAGCGGATTAATCAGCAATCGCAGGACATCAGCCGCAAAATGGTGGGCAACACCGAGCGGGTGCTGGTAACCGGCTATAGCAAGAAGGACCCGGGGCAGCTGTCCGGCCGTACGGAAAACAATCGGGTGGTCAATTTCCGTTGCGACCAGGCGGAACTCATTGGCAAGTTTGCCGATGTGCTTATCGAGGAGGCGCTGCCAAATTCCCTGCGTGGAATTTTGTTGGGGTCTGAGCTGGATGATTGA